The nucleotide window GGTCGAGGTGCAGAAACAGCTTTTCGGCGGGGGTTTGCTGGCTGTAGTGGGCGAAGCGTCGGGCTATGCTCTGCAGCGAGTCGGCCTGGGCCAGCGCCGGGCTTGCGTTGCCCAGCCCGGCCAGGCAGCCGCCCAGCAGGACCACGCAGCGCGTCAAACAAACCAGGGAAAGGCGGCGAAACAGCATCGGGCAAAGGGTTCAGATAAAACGGGTATCAACGCAACGGCTGGTCCGGCGCTAGGGCCAGAAATCGGGTTTAACCGTGGTGCCGCGCAGGCGGCAGTCCACGCACACGGCCGGGTTGCCGGTATACCCTATCAGCGTGCGGGCCACGTATATGCCTTCTATGGGCAGCAGGCTGGGTCTGCTGAAGTACGAGGGTACATCGGCCAGCAGCACCGTGTCGGGGTTGCCGCAGTCCTCGTAGCCGGTCTTAAAGCGCAGAATGGACCCCAGCTCGGTACGGTCGATAAACAGGCGCTTTTCCGTGACCGTGGCCGCGCCCACGTACCCGATTACCGGCTCAGACGCGTCGGCCAGGTTGTGCACGTTGCCCGTCAGCTGGGTGGGCTGCGGGTCAAACAGGCCGCCGAGGCTTTCGGTGTTCTTTTTCAGCTTTTCCCAGTAAGCAAATTCCTCAGCCGTGAGGGCATACTGCTTTACCAGAATGCTGTATTTGATGCCCAGCTTCAGGGAGTTGGACTCCAGCAACCGAAGCGGCGCATCCGTTACCACGTCCTGGCTGAGCCGGCTGGTGCTGCCCAGCTGAATAGCGGTGGAGTTTTCGCTGCCCCAGCAGTAATAAATGCTTTCCTGCCGGTTCTGCATTACGCCGTCCACGTACTCCAGGCCCGACTGGTAAGCTGAGTGAAACAGCCAAGTTTCCTCGTAGCGCCAGCGGTAGTAGCGCGTGGCGTTGGCATCGTCGTGGGTGCTCACGTAAATCTGCACGCCCCGGTTGTTCAGCTCCCAGCTTACCTGGTCAATCGGCGGGGTTTGCCGGGCCGCCACCAGGTCCGACTCATACTCTTGGCCGGAAGCGGTGCGGATGCGCAGGCGGTAGCGGTGGTCAGAGCTCAGGCTCAGGGGCGCCGACTGATACGTGCCGGGCTGCTGCTCGGGGAGCAGGTAGGCCGCGCCGGCGTCATCCAGAATTGTGACGACGGCGGCGGCTTCTACGGGTACAGGCGCGTTGGCCTCGTTCTTGGTGCGCGACAGGCGGATGGTGGTGGGGCCGCTTAGGTTGATGAAGCCATCCACCACCAGGTAGTTCTGCGGCGCGTCCAGCACTTCCGGCTCAAACTTATCGACGCAGCTGCCCAGCAGCAGCACGAGGGCAGCGGCCAGGTATTTCCGCAGGCGGGAATTGAAGCGTATCATCAGAACTTGAAATTATACGTGACGCTCGGAATCGGCTGCCCGAAAATGGAAAGCTGGTAGCCGTTGATTTTGCCGTTCTGCGCCTTGAAGTACACGGAATAGGGGTTGCGCCGCCCCGTGAGGTTGTACACCGACAGCGTCCAGGAGCTGTGGGCCAGCTTTTTGGCTTTGTGGCCACCTTCGATGTTTATGGCAAAATCCACGCGGTAATAGTCGGGTACGCGGTAGGCATTGCGGTCGGAGTAGAACACGCGGGTGGCGCCCTCCAGGTAGTAGGTGGTGAGTGGCAATGTGATGGGGCGGCCGGTGCTGTAGTTGAAGTTCAGAGACGTGCTGAAGCGGCGGCTAAAGCGGTAGTTGCCGGCCAGGGTCACGTCGTGGGGCTTGTCGAAGTTACTGGGGTAGTACTTGCCGCCGTTGATCTGCTCGGCGGGCGTGCCGGCGTTGGCCCGCACCAGGGAGCGGGAATAGGTATAGCTCAGCCAGCCGTTGATTTTGCCCGTCGACTTCTTCACCGAAAACTCCACGCCGTAGGCCCGGCCCTCGGCGTTGATGATATCGGTTTCGAGGTGGTGGTTCAGCAGCAGCGAGGCCCCGCTGATGTAGTCCACAAAGTCGTGCATGAACTTGTAGTAGGTTTCCACCGAGGTTTCGATGGTGTTGTTGCGGAAGTTGCGGTAGTAGCCCACCGAGAACTGGTCGCCCACCTGGGGCCGCACGTAGGCGTCGCTCAGCTTCCAGGTGTCCGTCGGCGACAGGGAGGCCGTGTTCGAAAGCTGGTGAATGTACTGGCGCGTGCGGTTGTAGCTGGCTTTCAGCGAGGAGCGGTCCGACAGCGCGTACTTCAGCCCGAGGCGGTACTCGGGGCCGTGGTAGGTGGCAATGGTTTTGCCGGCACCGTAGTGTACCGTATCGGTGATGCTGTACACGGTGCGGGCCACGCCGGGCGCATACTCGTACACGTCGCGGGCGCCCAGAGCCTGGTAGAGCGAGTAGCGCAGCCCCACCGAAAGCGCCAGCCGCGGCGTCACGTCCCAGCGGTCCGACACGTACAGGGCGCTTTCTTGGCCCTGCTCGCGGCCCAGGTCGTCGGGCTCCACCAACGACTCCGGGCCCTGGGGCGTGAGGCGACCCGGCCGGAGGCGGTAGCGCAGCGTACTGGCCCCAAAGTCGATGGTGTGCTGGGCGTTGCGGAAGTAGCTGAAATCGGCCTGCAAACCCACCTGCGCCAGATTGAAGGCCAGCGCCGAGGCACTCACCGGGTTTTTCTCGCTCGTAACATCGTACCCGTACTGGCTGCCGGTGGCCGTGAGCACGCCGTAGAGCGTGTTGCTGAAGGTGTGGCGCCACTTCAGGCTGGCGTTGCGGTTCTGGTAGGCGTAAGCGGTGTCGGAGGCCAGCTTAAACCGGTCCCGACTCAGGTAGCCGGTGGCGTAGAGCGTGTTTTTATCGTCCAGCTCGTGGCTGATGTGGGCACTCACGTCATAAAAGGAGGCGGCGCTTTCCTTGAGGCTGCGGTCGGGCAGGCGGCGCAAAATCCAGTCGGAGTACGAGGAGCGGCCCCCGATGATGAATGAGCTTTTGTCTTTGATGATGGGGCCTTCCAGCGTGAGGCGGCTGGTGAGCAGCCCGATGCCGCCCGAGCCGGCCAGCTTTTTCTTGTTGCCGTCGCGGGTGGCAATGTCCAGCACCGACGAAAGGCGGCCGCCATAGCGGGCCGGAATGGCGCTTTTATAGAGCTCCACTGTCTTCAGAATGTCGGGGTTGAAGGCCGAAAAGAAGCCAAACAGGTGAGATGGGCTGTACACCGTGGCGTCGTTGAAGAGAATCAGGTTCTGGTCGGTAGCGCCCCCCCGCACGCTGATGCCGGTGCTGCCCTCACCGATGGATTTCACGCCGGGCAGGGTAAGCACCACCCGCAGAATGTCGGTTTCGCCGAAGGCCGTGGGCACCTGCCGGATGGTCTTGATGTCGAGCTTTTCGACGCCCATCTGCAGACCAGCCACGTTTTTGTCTTTCTCCGCTTCCACCCGCACTTCCTTCAGGGCGGTAATATCTTCTTCCACTTCCACTTCCAGCTTGCCATCGGCGTGCACCACAATGCGGCGCTGGGTGTTTTTGATGCCAATGCCGCGAATGTTGAGGATATGGGCACCCACCGGCAGCGTAAGGGCATAGTAGCCAAACTGGTCGGTGGAGGCGCCGATGGATGGGGAGGTAATGTACACCGAGGCGCCCAGCACCGGCTCCCCGGATTTGGCTTCGCGGATGTGGCCCGCCACCGTGGCCGTGGGCCCCTTGGCCGCGCCCGGCCGCCCGATTTCATAGAGCCGGGCCGGGCTGGTAGCGCGCCCGCCGCGGATGGTAGTCAGCGTATCGGCGGTAGCGGCTACATCGGCCACCGCGCCGGGCTGGAAGAAGTTTCCGGGGACATTGGTAGCCATAGCCGTGCCGCTGGTGAAAAACACGTTGTGGTCCTCGTCCACAGCAAACCGCACGGTGGTGGGCGCCAAGGCCTGCTGCAGCACCCGGCTCAGGGGCTGCGCCTGCACCTGCAGGTTCACCTTCACGCCCTGCACCGCCATTGAGTCAAAGAAAAAGCGGTAGCGGGTCTGGGCCTGGAGCTGCCGCGCAAACTCTTCCACGCTCAGGTTCTGGAAGCTGCCGCTCACCAGCGGCTCGGTTTGCTGCCCGTAGCTGCGAAGGCTACCGAGGGCACACAGCAGCAGCAGAATAATTCGGTAAACGAGTTTCATAGCAAGGTCAATGGCCCCGCGGGTGGGGGCCGTACAGAAAGCGGCTTACTTGCCGGGGGTAGGCGGCAACGAGGCCTGGTACCGCGCCAGCTCCACCAGGGAAGCTTCGCGGCTGGTTTTGCCGAACTTCAGTTTCTCGGTTCGGATGTATTTGCGCAGGGCAGCCTTGTTCTGCGGGAACAGTGACAGCATCGTCTTGCCATTGTCCACGCCGTAGTAGCGGGTGCCTTTGCCGATGTAGTAGCTGTCCTTCTGGGTGATTTCGCCCTCCATGCCGGTAGCCGTGGAGCGTTGCTGCATGTTTTTGCGGCGGGCCGCCAGCACCTGCACCGGCCCATCCAGCAGCACTTCGTAGAAGCCCGTGCGCACCGGCGAGGCGCTGGCCGAGTCCACCACGAGGCGCACAAACTGGCGGTCATCCAGCGTGAAGCGCGTTACCCGCTCACTTACCAGCTGCATATCCAGGGCGCCCAGCGGAGCCTTCACCACCAGCAGGTCGCGCAGCAGATCGTAGCGCATCGCCACGTCGGTGTACAGGGCTCCGCCGTACTCCACGGTGGCGGGCAGCGGGTCGGCCGAGGCCAGAAACGCGTGCCCCTTGATGTAGGACCGCACGGTGCTCACGTACTCGGGCCCGTTGTAAAGCCGCGACTCGTAGCGCAGCCCCTCGGAATACCGCTGGCTGAGGCTGCTGATGGCCGCCGCCACGGCGCTGGAATCGGCTTTGATGCTCTGCGCGCAGGCTCCGGACGCGGTCAGCCAAAGCCCTATGCTCAGGCAGCCGTAAAACACTTTCTTCATTTGATCTAACCCGTGCGCACGCCGCCCCATTATACAGTCTCCAATAAGCCCTCCAAAGTATAAAAACTTCCTGAGCGGGCATGCACCCACCTGCACAATTCCGGGAGAATAGTACAAAAAACCGGGTAACCCAACCAGCCTGCTCCCTTAGCACCCCGCTTTTCGGCTGAAACCTTTTCCTGCTGATTGCATTGTTTAAAGCGAAATGAAGCTCCGCCTCGAAGACAACACCCTGCGCCTGCGCCTCGATCAGCCCGAAGTAACCGCGTTCCGCCAGCACGGTCGCCTGGAAACGGTGGTGCCGCTAGGCTTGCGGGCCACGGACCAGCTGACCTACACCCTGGAGCGCACCACCGATGTGCCCGCCCTCACGGTGCAGGCCGAAGCCGGCTGCATCCGGGTGCTGCTGCCCGCCGCCGTGGCCGACGCCTGGACTTCAACGGAGCAGGTGAGCCTGCGTGGCACCGTAGCCGTACAGCACAACCAAGTGCTGCATATTCTGGTAGAAAAAGACCTGGGCTGCAAGCATTAGCCCGGCTGTTCCCTCCCACCCCTGTTTCGTTGCGCGCCCTTATGGAAGATTCTCCCAAAGCTGACCCCGGTAAAGCCGGCAATGCCCCCCAGCAGCAAGCCGCCAACAAACCACAGAGCGGGGAGCGGGCCGACCAGGGCGAGGCCCCGGCCCCCGACCACTACCGCCCCGACCCGCAAGCCATGCGCGACCAAAGCACCATTCCCGCCCCCGACGTAGCCAACGCCAAGTACCACCACCCCATCTTGGCCCAGCCGCCCGAAGCGCCCACCGGCCTGCACCTCACGGAGCCCGCTAAGGTGGCCGCCGGCGTCACGGCCGTTATCAAGTCCATGGCATTTGGGTGGAGTGAGGGCGGGCTGAACCGAGGCACGCGGGGGCTGCTGAACATGAACCAGAAGGACGGCTTCGACTGCTCCAGCTGCGCCTGGCCCGACCCCGACGACCACCGCTCCGTAGCCGAGTTCTGTGAAAACGGCGCCAAGGCCACGGCTTCCGACGCCGATGAGCGGGCCGCCGGCCCCGAGTTCTTTGCCCGCCACAGCCTGGCCGAGCTGTCGAAGATGACCGACCGGGACCAGAATAACGCCGGCCGCCTCACCCACCCCCTGGTGAAGCGCCCCGGCGACAACCACTACTCCCCCATCGAGTGGCCGGCGGCATTCCAGCTGATTGCCGATAACCTGAACGCGCTGGCCTCGCCCGACGAAGCCGTGTTTTATACCTCGGGCAAAGTACCCAACGAGCCGGCCTTCCTGTTTCAGCTGTTTGTGCGGCAGTTTGGCACCAATAACCTGCCCGACTGCTCCAACATGTGCCACGAAAGCAGCGGCGCGGCCCTCAGCCCTACGCTGGGTTTGGGCAAAGGCTCCGTCACGCTCAACGACATCCACGAGGCCGAAGTCATCATTATCATTGGGCAGAACCCGGGCACCAACCACCCGCGCATGCTCACGGCCCTGCAGAAAGCCAAACGCAACGGGGCTAAAATTATAGCGGTGAACCCTCTACCCGAAGCTGGTCTGCTGGCCTTCAAAAACCCCCAGGATTTTATGAATCCGCTACGGGCGCTGGGCACTTTGCTCGGCGACGGCACCCAGATAACCGACCTGTTTCTGCAGGTGCGCGTGGATGGGGACATGGCCTTGCTGCGCGGTATTATGAAGCACCTCTTCGAGGCCGAGGACCTGAATCCCGGCCAGGTGGC belongs to Hymenobacter sp. J193 and includes:
- a CDS encoding DUF4249 domain-containing protein → MIRFNSRLRKYLAAALVLLLGSCVDKFEPEVLDAPQNYLVVDGFINLSGPTTIRLSRTKNEANAPVPVEAAAVVTILDDAGAAYLLPEQQPGTYQSAPLSLSSDHRYRLRIRTASGQEYESDLVAARQTPPIDQVSWELNNRGVQIYVSTHDDANATRYYRWRYEETWLFHSAYQSGLEYVDGVMQNRQESIYYCWGSENSTAIQLGSTSRLSQDVVTDAPLRLLESNSLKLGIKYSILVKQYALTAEEFAYWEKLKKNTESLGGLFDPQPTQLTGNVHNLADASEPVIGYVGAATVTEKRLFIDRTELGSILRFKTGYEDCGNPDTVLLADVPSYFSRPSLLPIEGIYVARTLIGYTGNPAVCVDCRLRGTTVKPDFWP
- a CDS encoding TonB-dependent receptor codes for the protein MKLVYRIILLLLCALGSLRSYGQQTEPLVSGSFQNLSVEEFARQLQAQTRYRFFFDSMAVQGVKVNLQVQAQPLSRVLQQALAPTTVRFAVDEDHNVFFTSGTAMATNVPGNFFQPGAVADVAATADTLTTIRGGRATSPARLYEIGRPGAAKGPTATVAGHIREAKSGEPVLGASVYITSPSIGASTDQFGYYALTLPVGAHILNIRGIGIKNTQRRIVVHADGKLEVEVEEDITALKEVRVEAEKDKNVAGLQMGVEKLDIKTIRQVPTAFGETDILRVVLTLPGVKSIGEGSTGISVRGGATDQNLILFNDATVYSPSHLFGFFSAFNPDILKTVELYKSAIPARYGGRLSSVLDIATRDGNKKKLAGSGGIGLLTSRLTLEGPIIKDKSSFIIGGRSSYSDWILRRLPDRSLKESAASFYDVSAHISHELDDKNTLYATGYLSRDRFKLASDTAYAYQNRNASLKWRHTFSNTLYGVLTATGSQYGYDVTSEKNPVSASALAFNLAQVGLQADFSYFRNAQHTIDFGASTLRYRLRPGRLTPQGPESLVEPDDLGREQGQESALYVSDRWDVTPRLALSVGLRYSLYQALGARDVYEYAPGVARTVYSITDTVHYGAGKTIATYHGPEYRLGLKYALSDRSSLKASYNRTRQYIHQLSNTASLSPTDTWKLSDAYVRPQVGDQFSVGYYRNFRNNTIETSVETYYKFMHDFVDYISGASLLLNHHLETDIINAEGRAYGVEFSVKKSTGKINGWLSYTYSRSLVRANAGTPAEQINGGKYYPSNFDKPHDVTLAGNYRFSRRFSTSLNFNYSTGRPITLPLTTYYLEGATRVFYSDRNAYRVPDYYRVDFAINIEGGHKAKKLAHSSWTLSVYNLTGRRNPYSVYFKAQNGKINGYQLSIFGQPIPSVTYNFKF